A region of Planktomarina temperata RCA23 DNA encodes the following proteins:
- a CDS encoding DEAD/DEAH box helicase produces MLLRPRQKDFVERSLVALKANGNALGIAPTGAGKTILFSEIIGQYITGTKAKTLVLAHRDELTEQNQTKFSWVNPSIATSVYNSKTKDWSGQVTFAMVQTLFASDNISSMPKIDLLVIDEAHHAAANSYRTVINHALALNPSCIIFGVTATPNRSDGKGLREVFSQVSDQISLGELIRSGHLVTPRTFVIDVGVKNQLSSVKKSGADFDMSAVDQIMNQRPINNAVVDQWLEKGESRQTVVFCSTVQHAEAVTEAFRNRNVLAETITGQLSSADRSNILDRYARGDVTVIVNVQVLTEGWDHPPTSCVVLLRPSSAKSTMIQMVGRGLRTVNSEQHPGVIKSDCIILDFGTSSILHGTLEQDVSLDGVETEGVALTMTCPECAAVVPLASQECPMCGYDFRTERDKDTPELVSSIEMMEINLLNRSSFEWVNLFSDHSAFISAGFDAWGGVFFYQGHWYSIGGKKGVNPKVLSVGKHINALAAADDWLNQNETEDAAHKTKAWLTEEPTEKQISILENHLKLDFSLTRYEASAHITFKLNKQKIIDIIAEQGTD; encoded by the coding sequence ATGCTACTTAGGCCACGCCAAAAAGATTTCGTTGAACGCAGCCTTGTTGCTCTAAAAGCTAATGGAAACGCCCTTGGCATTGCTCCTACCGGAGCAGGTAAAACCATTTTGTTTTCGGAAATTATTGGCCAGTACATAACAGGTACCAAGGCGAAAACGCTTGTTCTTGCACACAGAGACGAGTTGACCGAACAAAATCAAACAAAGTTTTCGTGGGTAAACCCATCTATCGCAACCTCAGTTTATAACTCAAAAACCAAAGACTGGAGTGGTCAAGTTACCTTTGCCATGGTGCAAACCCTATTTGCGTCCGACAATATCAGCTCCATGCCGAAAATCGATCTACTGGTCATTGATGAAGCTCATCACGCCGCTGCAAACTCTTACAGGACGGTTATAAATCACGCTCTAGCTTTAAACCCAAGCTGTATAATATTTGGAGTTACAGCCACCCCTAATAGAAGCGACGGCAAGGGCCTCAGAGAGGTTTTCTCTCAAGTATCAGATCAAATTTCTCTGGGAGAATTGATCCGTTCAGGTCATCTTGTTACGCCAAGAACGTTTGTAATTGACGTAGGGGTCAAAAACCAACTGTCGAGTGTGAAAAAATCTGGCGCTGATTTTGATATGAGCGCTGTTGATCAAATTATGAACCAACGCCCTATTAATAATGCAGTGGTTGATCAGTGGCTCGAAAAGGGTGAAAGCAGACAAACAGTTGTGTTTTGCTCTACCGTGCAGCATGCAGAAGCAGTCACCGAAGCATTCAGAAATAGAAATGTTCTAGCCGAAACCATCACTGGACAACTTTCTAGCGCCGATCGTTCAAATATCTTAGATCGCTACGCTCGTGGCGATGTAACAGTGATTGTTAATGTGCAAGTCCTGACCGAGGGATGGGATCATCCCCCAACAAGTTGTGTCGTATTACTTCGCCCAAGTTCGGCTAAATCCACCATGATCCAAATGGTTGGAAGGGGTTTGAGAACAGTCAACTCAGAACAACATCCTGGAGTCATAAAAAGCGACTGCATCATTTTAGATTTTGGAACTTCTTCCATACTGCACGGAACGCTAGAACAAGATGTGAGCTTAGACGGTGTTGAAACTGAGGGTGTTGCACTCACAATGACTTGCCCAGAATGCGCCGCAGTCGTCCCACTGGCCTCCCAAGAATGTCCAATGTGTGGTTACGATTTCCGCACAGAACGAGACAAGGATACACCAGAATTAGTATCGTCCATAGAGATGATGGAGATCAACTTACTGAACCGTTCAAGTTTTGAATGGGTAAATTTGTTTTCGGACCATTCTGCGTTCATCTCAGCAGGCTTTGATGCTTGGGGAGGCGTCTTCTTCTATCAAGGACACTGGTATTCTATTGGCGGTAAAAAGGGCGTGAATCCCAAAGTTTTGTCTGTTGGAAAGCATATAAATGCATTGGCCGCTGCAGATGATTGGTTAAACCAGAACGAAACCGAAGATGCAGCTCATAAAACCAAAGCATGGTTGACTGAAGAACCGACAGAGAAGCAGATTTCAATTTTGGAAAACCATTTAAAACTGGATTTCTCTTTGACCCGTTATGAGGCCTCGGCACATATTACTTTTAAGTTAAATAAACAAAAAATCATAGATATCATCGCCGAACAAGGAACGGATTGA
- a CDS encoding PP2C family protein-serine/threonine phosphatase — protein MDQLSLSIDAYTQQGLRRSINQDCIGIGSWRGGAGGGTELSLNYLCEQKSELFLLSDGIGGHDDGEIASRFSVDSIFELFQSQEDFDILTAISITHDKLVNIGLGSLRPLGATLVGLIFTKNLVTIFSLGDSACYHLNGDKLVNLTEDVKSSKPHFNVIEQCLGGGITKPNPSIVKRKFKIGDVFILTSDGVSNWADKEQIKMTIQSKQLSFSRKLCSIAKKSGSNDDLSAVVIKIKSL, from the coding sequence ATGGACCAATTAAGCCTGTCCATAGATGCGTACACGCAGCAGGGCTTGCGCAGATCCATCAATCAAGACTGTATTGGTATAGGAAGCTGGCGGGGTGGAGCAGGGGGCGGCACAGAACTCTCGTTAAATTATCTGTGTGAACAAAAATCTGAACTATTTTTGTTAAGTGATGGAATTGGCGGACACGATGATGGAGAAATCGCAAGTCGATTCTCCGTCGATAGCATTTTTGAATTATTCCAAAGCCAAGAGGATTTTGACATATTAACGGCGATTTCCATAACACATGACAAATTAGTGAATATTGGATTAGGCTCATTACGCCCTTTAGGTGCAACGCTGGTGGGATTAATTTTTACAAAAAACTTGGTCACAATATTTAGTTTGGGCGACAGCGCTTGCTACCACTTGAACGGTGACAAGCTGGTTAATTTAACAGAGGACGTGAAATCATCAAAACCGCACTTTAATGTCATTGAGCAGTGCCTTGGTGGAGGGATAACAAAACCAAATCCTAGCATAGTGAAACGAAAATTCAAAATTGGAGATGTATTTATACTAACATCAGACGGTGTAAGTAATTGGGCAGATAAAGAACAAATAAAAATGACCATCCAATCGAAACAGTTAAGCTTTAGTAGAAAACTGTGCTCGATTGCAAAAAAATCTGGCAGCAATGATGATCTGTCAGCAGTGGTAATAAAAATAAAATCTCTTTGA
- a CDS encoding protein kinase domain-containing protein yields MSSIVTFEKLYMSVPFEDKDWAKNNGFKFDRMAKAWYLPPGKNPLEFKQYWSYLENTYHDRHELKKRGCRFNSKLKKWYVPSDCQEPYYEFVKWWPESLKQFVFNDKFIIEDYISKTGQSEMFKARSLHDGEFYAIKYFLGDVANFSNDAHRRAIDSEINALRSLEDHPNILEIVEWDQIADSSRFYIVSPWMPLGSLDNYIGRTESEIADLIFSAFKGTYDLNLQDIPDDDLEDNLDTETDVWLDEHQIIHGILDGIAHAHANNILHRDIKPGNILLDWVDNEVESANFVPLLCDFGTSKTFSRDTIKESEHTVVGLRTRPYRPEFIASSAQGKKEISHQKTWDLFAWAIVTIELMADRSVDSSEEALEILDAEIAPKLDEAIVNLIKSALSFNPNLRPHDTDDFRRKLNKLTEQRKKRLAWTN; encoded by the coding sequence ATGTCTTCAATTGTGACATTTGAAAAACTTTATATGTCCGTTCCTTTTGAAGATAAGGATTGGGCAAAAAATAATGGCTTTAAGTTTGATAGGATGGCAAAAGCTTGGTATCTGCCTCCTGGTAAAAATCCATTAGAATTTAAACAATACTGGTCATATCTTGAAAACACATACCATGATCGTCACGAGTTGAAAAAGAGAGGCTGCCGTTTCAATTCTAAATTGAAAAAGTGGTATGTTCCTTCGGATTGTCAGGAACCATACTATGAATTTGTGAAGTGGTGGCCTGAAAGCCTGAAGCAATTCGTGTTTAATGATAAATTTATTATCGAAGACTATATCTCTAAAACGGGCCAATCTGAAATGTTTAAAGCCAGAAGTCTCCATGATGGGGAGTTTTATGCTATAAAGTATTTTTTAGGTGATGTTGCAAATTTTTCTAACGATGCTCATCGCAGGGCTATAGATAGCGAAATCAATGCTTTGCGAAGTTTAGAAGATCATCCGAATATTTTAGAAATTGTTGAGTGGGATCAAATTGCGGACAGCTCTCGATTTTATATCGTTTCGCCTTGGATGCCACTTGGAAGCTTGGATAACTACATAGGGCGGACAGAGTCCGAGATTGCCGACCTGATTTTTAGTGCTTTCAAAGGGACTTATGATTTAAACCTGCAAGACATTCCAGACGATGATTTAGAAGATAATTTAGATACAGAAACGGATGTTTGGCTTGATGAACATCAAATAATTCATGGTATTTTAGATGGAATTGCTCATGCGCATGCAAATAACATTCTTCATCGGGACATTAAGCCAGGCAATATACTTTTAGATTGGGTAGATAACGAGGTTGAAAGTGCCAACTTTGTGCCGTTGTTGTGCGATTTTGGTACATCTAAAACTTTCTCACGTGATACAATCAAAGAGAGTGAACATACAGTGGTCGGCCTGAGAACACGGCCGTACCGGCCTGAATTCATCGCATCTTCAGCGCAAGGTAAAAAAGAAATTTCTCATCAAAAAACATGGGATTTATTCGCTTGGGCTATAGTAACTATTGAACTAATGGCGGATCGATCAGTAGATTCATCTGAGGAAGCATTGGAAATTTTAGATGCTGAAATAGCGCCTAAACTTGATGAAGCGATTGTGAATCTCATTAAATCTGCATTGTCGTTTAACCCAAATCTAAGACCCCACGACACTGACGATTTTCGAAGAAAATTAAACAAACTTACCGAACAGCGTAAAAAGCGGCTGGCATGGACCAATTAA